A single Penaeus chinensis breed Huanghai No. 1 chromosome 7, ASM1920278v2, whole genome shotgun sequence DNA region contains:
- the LOC125026862 gene encoding adhesive plaque matrix protein-like: MYTKTVVALALVAVSLAAPSQPSYGYAPPATYDTPAKYDFNYAVKDDYSGNDFGHQEARDGYDSQGSYYVLLPDGRLQKVTYTVNGDSGYVAEVSYEGEAQYPEYKPAPAYKPAPTYKSAAYKPAPAYKPAPTYETRDGYNTQGSCYVLLPDGRLQKVAYTVNGDSGYVAGVSYEGEAQYPEYKPPPAYNSSNVVEESYEGEAQYPEDKSAPAYKPAPAYKPAPACEPDPTYGYEKNYKTGHIPSVFEVSIRSTSSIMFTKAVVALALVAVTFAAPSQPSYGYAPPATYDAPAKYDFNYAVKDDYSGNDFGHQETRDGYDTQGSYYVLLPDGRLQKVAYTVNGDSGYVAEVSYEGEAQYPEYKPAPAYKPAPAYKPAPAYAPAPTYA; encoded by the exons ATGTATACTAAG ACCGTTGTCGCTCTCGCCCTTGTGGCTGTCAGTCTGGCTGCTCCTTCACAGCCTTCCTACGGATATGCTCCTCCCGCAACATATGAC ACTCCTGCCAAGTATGACTTTAACTACGCTGTTAAAGACGACTATTCAGGAaacgacttcggtcaccaggaggcccgtgacggATATGACAGCCAGGGTTCCTACTACGTCCtgcttcccgacggtcgtctgcagaagGTGACCTATACTGTTAACGGCGACTCCGGTTATGTCGCAGAGGTCAGCTACGAGGGTGAGGCCCAGTACCCCGAGTACAAGCCTgctcctgcctacaagcctgcccctaCCTACAAGTCTGCTGCatacaagcctgcccctgcctacaaACCTGCTCCTACCTAT gaGACCCGCGACGGATACAACACTCAGGGTTCCTGCTACGTCCTCCTTCCCGATGGTCGTCTGCAGAAGGTCGCCTACACTGTCAACGGCGACTCTGGCTACGTGGCTGGGGTTAGCTACGAGGGTGAGGCCCAATACCCCGAGTACAAGCCTcctcctgcctacaa tTCATCAAACGTAGTTGAGGAAAGCTACGAGGGTGAAGCCCAGTACCCCGAGGACAAGTCCGCTCCTGCCTACAAGCCCGCTCCTGCttacaagcctgcccctgcctGCGAACCTGATCCTACTTAT GGATATGAAAAGAACTACAAGACTGGGCACATacc TTCGGTATTCGAAGTATCCATTCGATCTACCTCTTCCATCATGTTCACTAAG GCTGTCGTCGCTCTCGCCCTTGTGGCCGTCACCTTTGCTGCTCCTTCACAGCCTTCCTATGGATATGCTCCCCCTGCAACCTATGAC GCCCCAGCTAAGTACGACTTTAACTACGCCGTTAAAGACGACTATTCCGGAaacgacttcggtcaccaggaGACCCGTGACGGATACGAtactcagggatcctactacgtccttcttcccgacggtcgtctgcagaagGTCGCCTACACTGTGAACGGCGACTCTGGCTACGTAGCCGAGGTCAGCTATGAGGGTGAGGCCCAATACCCCGAGTACAAGCCTGCTCCTGCCTACAAGCCAgctcctgcctacaagcctgccccaGCCTATGCACCTGCTCCTACCTATGCCTAA
- the LOC125026863 gene encoding cuticle protein 7-like: MFTKTVVAFALVAVTLAAPSQPSYGYAPPATYDAPAKYDFNYAVKDDYSGNDFGHQEGRDGYDTQGSYYVLLPDGRLQKVAYTVNGDSGYVAEVSYEGEAQYPEYKPAPAYKPAPAYKPAPAYKPAPAYKPAPAYEPAPTYA, from the exons ATGTTCACTAAG ACCGTCGTCGCTTTTGCCCTAGTGGCCGTCACTCTGGCTGCTCCTTCACAGCCTTCCTACGGATATGCTCCTCCCGCTACTTATGAT gCTCCTGCAAAGTACGACTTTAACTACGCTGTTAAAGACGACTACTCCGGAaacgacttcggtcaccaggaGGGCCGTGACGGTTACGACACCCAGGGTTCCTACTACGTCCTTCTTCCTGACGGTCGTCTGCAAAAGGTTGCCTACACTGTCAACGGCGACTCTGGCTACGTGGCTGAGGTCAGCTACGAGGGTGAGGCTCAGTATCCCGAATACAAGCCTgctcctgcctacaagcctgctcCTGCATACAAGCCTGCTCCTGCTTACAAGCCTGCTCCTGCTTACAAGCCTGCTCCTGCCTACGAACCTGCCCCTACTTATGCCTAA